The following are encoded in a window of Impatiens glandulifera chromosome 5, dImpGla2.1, whole genome shotgun sequence genomic DNA:
- the LOC124939715 gene encoding centromere/kinetochore protein zw10 homolog, producing the protein MKFEEVCKSNHILSLSVICDGNLIFGLVKPERQLDGINQVAVLIHNDCIYLCQEVLGLAFEYRPDFPSSIKEIAVFVDLAPRFQLMAEKILKRQIHVVIDNLNEAIDGADGFQNTHQAKQYESATFSIERVVFTLEKLCMIWGSLMLPLTYKRSMCLVLEAVFSRIVKDILLLDDIAAEETLQLQRLIQLMMENLSSLLVSLDSIDERRKLQEGRTHTPSIDAKIPSLKKIQKLAGKPETFSHFLPNLF; encoded by the exons ATGAAATTCGAGGAAGTTTGTAAAAGTAACCATATTTTGAGTTTGTCTGTTATATGTGATGGTAATCTCATCTTTGGGCTTGTGAAGCCAGAGAGGCAGCTTGATGGAATTAACCAGGTCGCTGTACTCATTCACAATGATTGTATCTATCTCTGCCAAGAGGTTCTTGGCCTTGCATTTGAG TACCGTCCAGATTTCCCAAGCTCCATTAAGGAAATTGCTGTGTTTGTTGATTTGGCTCCAAGATTCCAGCTAATGGCAGAAAAGATATTAAAAAGGCAAATTCATGTTGTCATTGATAACTTGAATGAG GCCATCGATGGTGCAGATGGCTTCCAGAATACTCATCAAGCGAAGCAATATGAATCTGCAACATTTAGCATAGAACGG GTTGTTTTTACTTTAGAGAAGTTATGCATGATCTGGGGTTCTCTTATGCTACCTTTGACTTACAAGAGGAGTATGTGTCTAGTTTTGGAGGCAGTTTTCTCTAGGATAGTAAAGGACATACTGCTATTAGATGACATTGCTGCTGAGGAAACATTGCAG cTTCAAAGACTGATTCAGCTAATGATGGAGAACCTATCTTCTTTGTTGGTGTCCCTGGATTCTATCGATGAAAGAAGGAAGTTACAAGAAGGGCGTACACATACACCTTCAATTGATGCTAAAATACCTTCTCTTAAGAAAATTCAGAAACTAGCAGGTAAGCCTGAAACATTTTCTCACTTCTTGCCGAATCTCTTCTGA